A region from the Aquimarina sp. ERC-38 genome encodes:
- the glyA gene encoding serine hydroxymethyltransferase has protein sequence MQRDEKIFELIEEEKERQINGLELIASENFVSEQVMEAAGSVLTNKYAEGYPGKRYYGGCEVVDVVERIAIDRAKELFGAEYANVQPHSGSQANTAVYHACLKPGDKILGFDLSHGGHLTHGSPVNFSGKLYNPVFYGVEESTGRLDYDKIQEIATQEKPQLIIAGASAYSREIDYKRFREIADSVNAILLADIAHPAGLIAKGLLSDPVPHCHIVTTTTHKTLRGPRGGLMIMGKDFENPFGITLKNGKKRMMSSLLDSAVFPGNQGGPLEHIIAAKAIAFKEALSDEFLHYMVQVKKNASVMAQAFMDKGYKVISGGTDNHMMLIDLRNKNVSGKEAEEALGKADITLNKNMVPFDDKSPFVTSGIRIGTAAITTRGLKEDDMQRIVEFVDEVIQNINDESILKSVGDKVHMMMSDMSLFVA, from the coding sequence ATGCAACGCGACGAAAAGATTTTTGAGTTGATTGAAGAAGAAAAAGAAAGGCAGATCAACGGCTTAGAATTAATAGCTTCTGAAAATTTTGTTAGTGAACAGGTGATGGAAGCTGCTGGTTCTGTTCTTACGAATAAATATGCCGAAGGATATCCGGGTAAACGATATTACGGCGGTTGTGAAGTAGTTGATGTTGTAGAAAGAATAGCCATTGATAGGGCAAAAGAACTTTTTGGAGCTGAGTATGCTAATGTGCAACCACATTCCGGTTCGCAGGCGAATACGGCGGTATACCATGCTTGTTTAAAACCAGGTGATAAAATCCTGGGCTTTGATTTATCTCATGGAGGGCACTTAACCCACGGTTCCCCGGTAAACTTTTCAGGTAAATTATATAATCCTGTTTTTTACGGAGTTGAAGAAAGTACCGGAAGATTGGATTATGATAAAATTCAGGAAATCGCGACTCAGGAAAAACCACAACTAATTATTGCAGGAGCATCGGCTTATTCCCGTGAAATTGATTATAAAAGATTTAGAGAAATTGCAGATAGTGTAAATGCTATTTTATTAGCTGATATTGCACATCCTGCAGGATTAATTGCTAAAGGCTTATTAAGTGATCCTGTACCGCATTGCCATATTGTAACTACGACTACTCATAAAACCCTAAGAGGTCCTAGGGGTGGTTTAATGATTATGGGTAAAGATTTTGAAAACCCGTTCGGAATCACTTTAAAAAACGGTAAAAAACGAATGATGTCTTCTCTCTTAGACAGTGCCGTTTTTCCGGGTAACCAGGGAGGTCCGTTGGAACATATTATTGCAGCAAAAGCTATTGCTTTTAAAGAAGCTTTAAGTGATGAGTTTTTACACTATATGGTTCAGGTAAAAAAGAATGCTTCCGTGATGGCACAGGCATTTATGGACAAAGGGTATAAAGTGATCTCCGGAGGTACAGACAATCATATGATGTTGATTGATTTACGGAATAAAAATGTATCCGGAAAAGAAGCCGAAGAAGCTTTAGGTAAGGCAGATATTACCCTTAATAAAAACATGGTGCCGTTTGATGATAAATCCCCGTTTGTGACTTCCGGAATTCGGATTGGAACGGCGGCTATTACTACTCGTGGGTTAAAAGAAGATGATATGCAACGTATCGTCGAATTTGTTGATGAAGTAATTCAAAATATTAACGACGAATCTATTTTAAAATCCGTTGGTGATAAAGTACATATGATGATGTCAGACATGTCGCTTTTTGTAGCGTAA
- a CDS encoding helix-turn-helix domain-containing protein, whose protein sequence is MFKRKDLAVLLNTSASRISDYLNGKREITLTIVKALH, encoded by the coding sequence ATGTTTAAACGAAAAGACCTGGCGGTTTTATTAAACACCAGTGCTTCCCGAATTAGTGATTATTTAAACGGAAAAAGAGAAATCACTTTAACTATTGTAAAAGCCTTACATTAA
- a CDS encoding class I SAM-dependent methyltransferase yields MQKQENIKIHETAFVTSTFRSMNENLSQDFFSKLWGNEKTEIWIKEYLKEVSSEETFAHCLRNRYFLDKIREVIKTNNIEVVINFGCGLSMYPFLLDEKLVNIEIDKAEIIEYKKSKVDIWQTTGALPKRNIHFIGVDLSKDYEQKLLAKINSIKNNRPCFILIEGVLFFLNKEETNKLFDFFNLIQNQGDLIGSASFQESLKETLAFKKLIIFFGGNVSKTGESDYQTIQDEYYRKRKEYKLIDHQDYFSLSKKYEHKIELEKDLILNENFYLLEKSS; encoded by the coding sequence ATGCAAAAACAAGAAAATATTAAAATACACGAAACAGCATTTGTAACTTCTACATTTCGCTCAATGAACGAAAACTTGAGTCAAGATTTTTTTTCAAAATTATGGGGAAATGAAAAAACTGAAATATGGATTAAGGAATACCTTAAAGAAGTTTCATCTGAGGAAACCTTCGCTCATTGTTTAAGAAACAGGTACTTCCTTGATAAAATTAGAGAAGTAATTAAAACTAACAATATTGAAGTCGTAATAAATTTTGGATGTGGTTTGAGTATGTACCCATTTCTATTAGATGAAAAATTAGTCAATATAGAAATTGACAAGGCTGAAATTATAGAATACAAGAAATCCAAAGTTGATATTTGGCAAACAACGGGTGCTCTTCCAAAACGAAATATTCATTTTATAGGTGTTGATTTAAGTAAAGATTACGAGCAAAAATTATTGGCTAAAATAAATTCAATAAAAAATAACAGACCCTGTTTTATACTAATTGAAGGGGTGTTGTTCTTTCTTAATAAAGAAGAAACAAACAAACTGTTTGACTTTTTTAATTTAATTCAAAATCAAGGTGATTTAATTGGTAGTGCCTCTTTCCAAGAATCATTAAAGGAAACTTTAGCGTTTAAAAAATTAATAATTTTCTTTGGTGGGAACGTTTCGAAAACAGGTGAAAGTGATTATCAAACAATACAAGATGAATATTATAGAAAAAGAAAAGAATATAAATTAATTGATCATCAAGATTATTTTAGTCTGTCAAAAAAATATGAGCATAAAATTGAATTGGAAAAAGACTTGATTTTAAATGAAAACTTTTATCTATTGGAAAAATCATCTTAA
- a CDS encoding GNAT family N-acetyltransferase: MEIKIREAKPSEFVNVYNLIKEFSEFIKTPEKVKITPEQMVMDEKYFKCLIATNGNMILGFATYFFSYYSWTGKAIYLDDLYVPEKYRNQGIGSKLFDKIIEIGKTEDCCKMKWQVSNWNEKAQDFYKDRGAIIDDVEVNCDLELN, encoded by the coding sequence ATGGAAATTAAAATAAGAGAAGCAAAACCATCAGAATTTGTAAATGTCTATAATTTAATAAAGGAATTTTCGGAATTCATCAAAACGCCTGAAAAAGTGAAGATAACTCCTGAACAAATGGTTATGGATGAAAAGTATTTTAAATGTCTTATCGCTACTAATGGAAATATGATTCTAGGATTTGCAACATATTTTTTCTCCTATTACTCTTGGACAGGAAAAGCTATTTATTTAGATGACTTATACGTTCCTGAAAAATATCGAAATCAAGGTATAGGAAGCAAGCTATTTGACAAGATAATCGAAATTGGAAAAACTGAAGATTGCTGTAAAATGAAATGGCAAGTGTCAAATTGGAATGAAAAAGCGCAAGACTTTTATAAAGATAGAGGAGCAATTATTGATGATGTTGAAGTTAACTGTGATTTAGAATTGAATTAA
- a CDS encoding serine hydrolase domain-containing protein: MKNIVSILIILTILFSCKQNSEIKKNNERDFTAINDTLTKDLQKAFEKGAIIGFSVSVVDENGVVYENGFGYRDIELEKKYTPNTTQNIASISKTLIGVSLLKAQELGKLNLDDPINKYLPFKITNPNYPDKPILIKHLAYHSSSIIDVDEVYAKSYVLKKSKHNDNEGVYDWFSMPEKRISLIEFLNNSLTENGKWYTKEIFANIEPGVMRKYSNIGAALCAQIIEYATGQDYQSFTKDYILQPLKMTSSGWSSKDIDTTKRSRLFANKEMLIAEYSLITYADGGFITSNNDLGLFLTELMKGYKGSGTLLNKESYTKLFKKQKFPNVETEQEFGIFMEFSKEFIKIKDDVIGHNGSDPGVMTAMYFNPKTETGKILLVNTDSDFNENFWPEVASIWNSLIKYETELNSGKASR, from the coding sequence ATGAAAAACATAGTATCAATTTTAATAATATTAACAATACTATTTTCGTGTAAACAAAATAGTGAAATCAAAAAAAACAATGAAAGAGATTTCACCGCTATAAACGATACTTTAACTAAGGATTTACAAAAAGCCTTTGAGAAAGGTGCTATTATTGGGTTTTCTGTATCAGTAGTTGACGAAAACGGAGTGGTTTACGAAAACGGGTTTGGTTACAGAGATATAGAATTAGAAAAAAAGTATACACCAAATACGACTCAAAATATTGCTTCAATTTCTAAAACTTTAATAGGAGTTTCACTATTGAAAGCGCAAGAATTGGGAAAATTAAATTTGGATGACCCAATTAACAAATACCTTCCTTTCAAAATAACAAATCCCAATTATCCTGATAAACCAATTTTAATTAAACATCTTGCATATCATTCATCTTCGATAATTGATGTTGATGAAGTGTATGCAAAGTCTTATGTTTTAAAAAAATCTAAACATAATGATAATGAAGGAGTATATGATTGGTTTAGTATGCCCGAAAAGAGAATTTCACTCATCGAATTTCTCAATAATAGCCTTACTGAAAACGGGAAATGGTATACTAAAGAGATCTTTGCCAATATAGAACCTGGTGTAATGAGAAAATATTCAAACATTGGAGCTGCTCTTTGTGCACAAATAATTGAATATGCTACTGGACAAGATTACCAATCTTTTACAAAAGATTATATACTACAACCTTTAAAAATGACATCTTCAGGTTGGTCCTCAAAAGATATTGACACTACAAAACGTTCAAGATTATTTGCAAACAAAGAAATGCTTATAGCTGAATATTCCTTGATTACCTATGCAGACGGCGGTTTTATCACTTCAAATAACGATTTAGGATTGTTTTTAACAGAGTTAATGAAAGGCTACAAAGGTTCAGGCACACTTTTGAACAAAGAGAGTTATACGAAGTTGTTTAAAAAACAAAAATTCCCAAACGTAGAAACTGAACAAGAATTTGGGATTTTTATGGAATTTAGTAAAGAGTTTATTAAAATTAAAGATGATGTAATTGGTCATAATGGGTCCGACCCAGGAGTTATGACTGCTATGTATTTTAATCCAAAAACTGAAACAGGTAAAATACTTTTAGTAAATACAGATTCAGATTTTAATGAAAATTTTTGGCCAGAAGTAGCATCAATTTGGAATTCATTGATTAAATACGAGACCGAATTGAACAGCGGGAAAGCCAGTAGGTAG
- a CDS encoding ribbon-helix-helix domain-containing protein: MVRQSISFTQPNDEWLKLQVNSKEYSSKSELINDLIRQARNQQTQIDWIRAKLDRAEQTGFTKDSKQDILAEAKLRLNG; encoded by the coding sequence ATGGTAAGACAAAGTATTTCTTTTACGCAACCAAATGATGAATGGTTAAAATTGCAAGTAAATAGCAAAGAGTATTCTAGTAAAAGTGAATTGATTAATGATTTGATAAGACAGGCTAGAAATCAACAAACTCAAATAGACTGGATTAGAGCCAAACTAGATAGAGCTGAGCAAACTGGATTTACAAAGGATTCAAAACAAGATATTTTAGCAGAAGCGAAATTACGATTGAATGGCTAA
- a CDS encoding type II toxin-antitoxin system RelE/ParE family toxin, with translation MAKYKLSNEAKEDLIRIYKYGIKKFGEIQADKYFDLFFEYFDTIADRPFSFEAVDYIKDGYRRCPCGVDSIYYKINNDNMVEIIAIVGRQDLKNIFE, from the coding sequence ATGGCTAAATACAAATTGAGTAATGAAGCAAAAGAAGATTTAATACGAATTTATAAATACGGAATTAAAAAATTTGGAGAGATTCAAGCTGATAAATATTTTGACTTATTCTTTGAATATTTTGACACTATAGCAGATAGGCCATTCTCTTTTGAGGCTGTGGATTATATTAAAGATGGTTATAGACGCTGCCCTTGTGGAGTTGATAGTATTTATTACAAAATTAATAATGATAATATGGTAGAAATAATAGCTATTGTAGGACGTCAAGACTTAAAAAACATTTTCGAATAA
- a CDS encoding helix-turn-helix domain-containing protein: MKKSITYKDYIKANLRLEELIDRVDDQTPIDSPLGKEFEVITDTIEQYEETHFPIGLPSLQEMIELRMFEMGLKRKDLAVLLNTSASRISDYLNGKREITLNIAKALHQKLNIDSDIILQ, translated from the coding sequence ATGAAAAAATCAATAACATATAAGGATTATATAAAGGCAAATCTTCGTTTAGAAGAATTAATTGATCGTGTTGACGATCAGACACCTATCGATAGCCCTTTAGGGAAAGAATTTGAAGTTATTACAGATACTATTGAACAATATGAAGAAACTCATTTTCCTATAGGACTTCCTTCCTTACAGGAAATGATTGAATTACGTATGTTTGAAATGGGATTAAAAAGAAAAGACCTAGCGGTTTTATTAAACACCAGTGCTTCCCGAATTAGTGATTACCTGAATGGAAAAAGAGAAATCACTTTAAATATTGCAAAGGCCTTACATCAAAAATTAAATATTGATAGTGATATCATTCTCCAATAA